The sequence AGCACGTGCAGCATGCCGCAGCAGCTGCCTCCGGGCGTAGCGCGGAGACCGTCTACGGCGGCGCCGAGCACGTACTGCGCCAGACTGTCGTGGCCCTGGAGGCGGGGAGGTCACTCACCGAACACGAAAACCCCGGCGAAGCCACACTGCTCGTTCTGCGCGGACGGGTGCGCTTGCACAGCACCGATGCATCGTGGGACGGGATGGCCGGTGACATGATCGTAGTACCGCCGGTTCGGCACAGTCTTGAGGCACTGGAGCGATCCGCGGTTCTGCTCACCGTTGCAAAGCATCAATGACCTCGGCGCCGGTCCCGAGAGTCGCTGAACGCGCTGCCTGGCGCGGCTGTCCGCACCTTGAGCGCTGAGCCACACGCTTCGCTCACATCGCTCGGCAAGCTCCCCCCTCGTGTGCTCCGATAAGCCCACCGACACGCATCGCGGTGCGGTGCGTGACCGGTCGGTGGCATACCGGAGTCGGTGAAGGGTGCAGGGACGCCTCCGCCGGCCATCGTTGTCCCTGGGATGGGTTGGCCCGTGCGTGTTCGGCCGTTGTTGTGCGCGGTCACCGCGGGTTTCGCATCGGCCGATATTTCGATCGTTGTCCCCTTTTACCGCACAAGGACAGGAAGCGTTATGGGCAAGGATATCGGGATGGACGGGCCCCTGGCCGACGCACTGGTACGCAGTCGGCGGTTCTTCACCCGGGGTACGGTCTCCGCCGATCTGAGGACGCTGTCGCAGACCGGGGGCCGTGACGCCGACGACTTCTACCGGGACCGGTGGAGCCACGACAAGGTCGTCCGCTCCACCCATGGCGTCAACTGCACCGGTTCCTGTTCCTGGAAAGTCTACGTCAAGGACGGGATCATCACCTGGGAGACCCAGCAGACCGATTATCCCTCGGTCGGCCCGGACTCGCCGGAGTACGAGCCCCGCGGCTGCCCACGCGGCGCGGCCTTCTCCTGGTACACCTACTCGCCGACCCGGGTGCGCTACCCCTACGTCCGTGGTGTCCTGCTCCAGATGTTCCGTGAGGCGAAGTCACAGCACGACGGCGACCCGGTTCGGGCGTGGGCGCACATCGTCGAGAACCCGGCGAGGGCCAAGGCGTACAAGTCCGCGCGGGGCAAGGGCGGCCTGGTCCGTGCCACCTGGGAGGAAGCCGCGGAGATCATCGCGGCTGCCCACGTGCACACCATCGACAAGTACGGCCCCGACCGGGTGGCCGGTTTCTCACCGATCCCGGCCATGTCGATGGTCTCCCATGCCTCCGGCGCCCGGTTCGTCAACCTCATCGGCGGCTCGATGCTGAGCTTCTACGACTGGTACGCCGACCTCCCGGTGGCCTCGCCCCAGGTGTTCGGCGACCAGACCGACGTCCCGGAGTCCGGGGACTGGTGGAACGCGGGCTACCTCATCATGTGGGGCTCCAACCTGCCGGTGACGCGCACACCGGACGCGCACTGGATGACCGAGGCCCGGTACCGCGGCCAGAAGGTCATCGCGGTCGCCCCCGACTACGCCGACAACGTGAAGTTCGCCGACGAATGGCTGCCGGCCAAGCCGGGCACCGACGCCGCCCTGGCCATGGCCATGGGCCACGTCGTGCTCAAGGAGTTCTTCGTCGATCGTCACACCCCGTACTTCACGCAGTACGTCAAGACCTACACCGATCTTCCCTACCTGGTCCGGCTCGACGAAGCCGCCGGACCAGGTACGAGCGGCGAGAAGACGTACACGGCGGGCAAGTTCCTCACCGCCTCCGATCTCCCCGGGCACCAGCATGAGGAGAACGCCGCGTTCAAGACCGTGCTCGTTGACGCGCGGACAGGGCAGCCGGCTGTTCCTGGCGGTTCTCTGGGGCACCGCTACGGCGAGGCCGGTGTGGGCAAGTGGAATCTGGAACTCGGTGACGTCGACCCCCAGCTGACGCTGATGAGCACCTCGCAGGAGAGTGTGCTCGTCCGGTTCCCGCGCTTCGACACCCCCGACGGTGCGGCGGCCGACCTGCCGCGCGGTGTGCCGGTCCGGCGGGTCGACGGCCATCTGGTCACCACTGTCTACGACCTGCTGCTCGCGCAGTACGGCGTGGGCCGGGACGACCTTCCGGGAGAATGGGCCACCGGGTACGACGACGCCGAGTCGCCCTACACCCCGGCATGGCAGGAGACGATCACCGGTGTCCCGGCCTCCACCGCGGCCAGGGTCGGACGCGAGTTCGCCGCGAACGCCGAGGAGTCCAAGGGACGCTCGATGATCGTGATGGGTGCCGGAACCAACCACTGGTTCCACTCCGACACGATCTACCGGGCGTTTCTCACCCTCACCAACCTGACGGGCTGCCAGGGGGTCAACGGCGGTGGCTGGGCGCACTACGTCGGCCAGGAGAAGGTCCGGCCGCTCACCGGCTACACACAGATCGCCAACGCGCTGGACTGGAACCGGCCGCCGCGCAACATGATCCAGACCGCGTACTGGTATCTCCACACCAACCAGTTCCGCTACGACCAGTTCGGCGCCGACACTCTGTCCGCCAAGACGGGCAGCGGGCAGCTGGCGGGAATGAGCACCGCCGATGTACTCGCGCAGAGCGCGCGCATGGGCTGGATGCCGTCCTACCCGACCTTCAACCAGAACCCACTCGACCTGAGCGACCAGGCCACCGCGGCGGGGACCCCGGTGGGCGAATACGTGGTCGAGCAGTTGAAGTCGGGTGCCCTGGAGTTCGCGGGGGAGGACCCGGACTCGCCCGAGAACTATCCGCGCATTCTGTCCATCTGGAGGGCCAACCTGCTCGGCTCGTCCGGCAAGGGCAACGAGTACTTCCTCAAGCATCTGCTCGGTGCCGACTCCTCGGTACGGGCCACCGAGACACCGCAGGACCGACGGCCGGTCGACGTGAAGTGGCACGACGAGGCCCCCGAGGGCAAGCTCGACCTGCTGATGACGATCGACTTCCGGCAGACCAGCACCACGGTCTTCTCCGACGTCGTGCTGCCCGCCGCCACCTGGTACGAGAAGCACGACCTCAACACCACGGACATGCACCCCTTCGTGCACTCCTTCAACCCGGCCATCGCGCCGCCCTGGCAGACCCGCACGGACTGGGATGCCTGGCAGACGATCGCCGAGAAGTTCAGTGAGCTCGCCGCCAGCCGGCTGGGAGTCCGCAAGGATGTGGTGGCCCTTCCGCTCACCCACGACACCCCGGACGCGATGGCGAATCCGCACGGAACCGTGCGGGACTGGAAGAAGGGCGAGTGCGAGCCGGTCCCCGGGGTCACGATGCCCAGGCTCGTCGAGGTCGAGCGCGACTACGGGGCCGTGGCCGAGAAGATGAACGCACTCGGTCCGCTCGTGGACACGCTCGGCGCGACCACCAAGGGTGTGACCTTCGAGCTCGGCGCCCAGGTGGACTACTTGCGGCGCAAGAACGGCACGGTCCGGACCGGTGCGGCGGCAGGCAGGCCGTCGCTGAAGCGAGACGTGAACGTCTGCGAGGCGATCCTCGCGCTGTCCGGCACCACCAACGGGGCT comes from Streptomyces virginiae and encodes:
- a CDS encoding cupin domain-containing protein — encoded protein: MQKFSLDAKVREHVQHAAAAASGRSAETVYGGAEHVLRQTVVALEAGRSLTEHENPGEATLLVLRGRVRLHSTDASWDGMAGDMIVVPPVRHSLEALERSAVLLTVAKHQ
- a CDS encoding nitrate reductase subunit alpha, producing MDGPLADALVRSRRFFTRGTVSADLRTLSQTGGRDADDFYRDRWSHDKVVRSTHGVNCTGSCSWKVYVKDGIITWETQQTDYPSVGPDSPEYEPRGCPRGAAFSWYTYSPTRVRYPYVRGVLLQMFREAKSQHDGDPVRAWAHIVENPARAKAYKSARGKGGLVRATWEEAAEIIAAAHVHTIDKYGPDRVAGFSPIPAMSMVSHASGARFVNLIGGSMLSFYDWYADLPVASPQVFGDQTDVPESGDWWNAGYLIMWGSNLPVTRTPDAHWMTEARYRGQKVIAVAPDYADNVKFADEWLPAKPGTDAALAMAMGHVVLKEFFVDRHTPYFTQYVKTYTDLPYLVRLDEAAGPGTSGEKTYTAGKFLTASDLPGHQHEENAAFKTVLVDARTGQPAVPGGSLGHRYGEAGVGKWNLELGDVDPQLTLMSTSQESVLVRFPRFDTPDGAAADLPRGVPVRRVDGHLVTTVYDLLLAQYGVGRDDLPGEWATGYDDAESPYTPAWQETITGVPASTAARVGREFAANAEESKGRSMIVMGAGTNHWFHSDTIYRAFLTLTNLTGCQGVNGGGWAHYVGQEKVRPLTGYTQIANALDWNRPPRNMIQTAYWYLHTNQFRYDQFGADTLSAKTGSGQLAGMSTADVLAQSARMGWMPSYPTFNQNPLDLSDQATAAGTPVGEYVVEQLKSGALEFAGEDPDSPENYPRILSIWRANLLGSSGKGNEYFLKHLLGADSSVRATETPQDRRPVDVKWHDEAPEGKLDLLMTIDFRQTSTTVFSDVVLPAATWYEKHDLNTTDMHPFVHSFNPAIAPPWQTRTDWDAWQTIAEKFSELAASRLGVRKDVVALPLTHDTPDAMANPHGTVRDWKKGECEPVPGVTMPRLVEVERDYGAVAEKMNALGPLVDTLGATTKGVTFELGAQVDYLRRKNGTVRTGAAAGRPSLKRDVNVCEAILALSGTTNGALATQGFKTLEKRTGVRLADLAEEHEGKQITFADTQGPPVPVITSPEWSGSESGGRRYSPFTINVERKKPWHTLTGRMHFYLDHDWMAELGEGLPVYRPPLNMAALFAEPSLGHVSDGSAGQGVEGLTVRYLTPHNKWSIHSEYQDNLFMLSLSRGGQNIWMSDRDAAKVGIKDNDWIEAVNRNGVVVARAIVSHRMPEGTVYMYHAQDRLIDVPTAETSGKRGGIHNSLTRLLVKPTHLIGGYAQLTYAFNYLGPTGNQRDEVTVIRKRSQEVTY